In Cycloclasticus sp., a single genomic region encodes these proteins:
- the lolB gene encoding lipoprotein insertase outer membrane protein LolB: protein MRYCFLALFVTQLLACASVGSIKMEPSLDVSPYALQENLAIKHWRLLGRLSVRNASESWLTKLEWRHELSVDDLTLSTSLGGVVAKLRYSNHGIVLVGADAQARRVSENELQSLLGYSPPLAQLKYWVRGLPDPNIGVRMSEQQIAGVFAFQQDGWAVKLERFAKVGEMVLPSKISLSKERLKIKLVVDEWLT from the coding sequence ATGCGCTACTGTTTTCTTGCGCTATTCGTCACGCAGTTGTTGGCGTGTGCCTCGGTGGGCTCGATAAAAATGGAGCCTAGTCTGGATGTTTCTCCTTATGCCCTACAAGAAAACCTAGCGATTAAGCATTGGCGGTTATTGGGTCGATTGTCTGTTCGCAATGCTAGTGAATCGTGGTTAACGAAGTTGGAGTGGCGGCATGAGCTATCGGTCGATGATTTAACACTGAGCACATCGTTAGGTGGGGTTGTTGCAAAACTGCGGTATTCGAACCACGGTATTGTTTTGGTCGGCGCGGATGCGCAGGCACGACGTGTTTCTGAAAATGAGTTGCAGTCTTTATTGGGTTATTCGCCTCCTTTAGCACAGCTAAAATATTGGGTTCGCGGGTTACCTGACCCTAATATTGGCGTGAGGATGAGTGAGCAACAGATTGCTGGCGTATTCGCCTTTCAACAAGATGGATGGGCCGTCAAATTAGAGCGCTTTGCTAAGGTAGGTGAAATGGTATTACCGAGCAAAATATCGCTTTCAAAAGAGCGTTTGAAGATTAAATTGGTGGTAGATGAATGGTT